One window of Hydractinia symbiolongicarpus strain clone_291-10 chromosome 3, HSymV2.1, whole genome shotgun sequence genomic DNA carries:
- the LOC130636690 gene encoding uncharacterized protein LOC130636690 isoform X3, producing MAVIPDYELCRPPQYHPPSLPHLPHYSSQPSWISQQQSFSPPIVNSSGGVHNEHQSPSWSPGMAAMTAYERNNNEPSMVSSNRFAQMQDPGRYATPQESTRYSSIPDSNRYSQSHDSSRHTSMHDTMPSDPREWSASDVQKWIQWASFSYKLKSIPSERFQMNGKALCLMDLSMFMFRVPDGGERLYDDFQTRLKKALCLDQPPKIT from the exons atggcgGTTATACCTGACTACGAGTTATG tCGACCTCCACAGTATCATCCGCCATCTTTACCTCATCTTCCACATTATTCATCTCAACCATCTTGGATTTCACAACAGCAATCCTTTAGCCCACCTATCGTTAACAGCAGTGGAGGAGTGCATAACGAGCATCAGTCTCCATCTTGGTCACCAGGGATGGCTGCAATGACGGCTTACGAACGAAATAATAACGAACCTAGTATGGTATCTTCAAATCGATTCGCGCAAATGCAAGATCCTGGCAGATATGCGACTCCCCAGGAATCAACCAGATATTCTTCCATTCCTGACTCTAACAGATACAGCCAAAGTCACGACTCGAGTAGACACACGTCAATGCATGACACCATGCCATCAG ATCCAAGAGAATGGTCAGCATCTGACGTACAGAAATGGATCCAGTGGGCTAGTTTTTCTTACAAGTTAAAATCCATTCCTTCAGAACGATTTCAAATGAACGGAAAAGCATTATGTCTGATGGATCTCAGTATGTTTATGTTCCGAGTACCAGATGGAGGAGAGCGTTTATATGACGACTTCCAAACGAGACTAAAGAAAGCACTGTGTCTAGATCAACCTCCAAAAATCACCTAA
- the LOC130636687 gene encoding mitochondrial import receptor subunit TOM70-like: protein MDSNNTSEKTGLSTKELAIYIGVPVATLCVAGGLYYYYTKKTSTSETQTKSVKGTDGAPVAVVTPQITSGEETGTPLEIAQSSKSKGNKYFKAGRFEQAIECYTKALEFCPKDNVGEIATFYQNRAAAYEQLKKWQNVADDTSKAIELNPKYTKALLRRARAHEALDLKRDCLEDVTAVCLLEGFQNQPSMILADRILKAIGKELGAEYFKTRPHVLPSPVFVKSYLDSFNKDVFSVDFPENEQTSECTYFKILTHMKNKEYENIVDLCTQEIDNDGKYKIYALLLRGTMYTLMCYVGKAMDDFDGVIQAEDTKGYEKLKIDALIKRGSLKMQEAKDAECYADFDEAIKIDANNANIYHHRGQLYFLTERLSEGQKEFEKAMSLDPNFVAPRIQLGYCLCKIAMQMMSPSMLKEANAVLEETIKHFPNCAEAWSLYGQLLQDQQDLNSASEKLEKAISLAPYNPTTYVYKALLTLQWKQDIEEATKLIRKAIELDDKCDFAYETLATLEVQKGNNEEAVRLFERAIDLVRTEAEMASTFSLLEAAKAQSKVTKLYGITLPSMPGMM from the exons ATGGATTCAAATAATACATCAGAAAAAACTGGACTTTCCACAAAAGAGCTTGCAATCTACATTGGAGTGCCTGTTGCTACACTATGTGTTGCTGGaggattatattattattataccaAAAAAACATCCACAAGTgaaacacaaacaaaatctGTCAAAGGGACTGATGGCGCACCAGTGGCTGTGGTGACGCCCCAAATTACGTCTGGGGAAGAAACTGGT ACACCACTAGAAATAGCACAGTCGTCCAAATCAAAAGGAAACAAATATTTCAAAGCAGGAAGGTTTGAACAAGCCATAGAGTGTTATACTAAAGCTTTGGAATTCTGTCCAAAGGATAATGTTGGAGAAATAGCAACATTTTATCAAAATAGAGCTGCAGCTTATGAGCAACTG AAAAAATGGCAAAATGTTGCAGACGATACCTCAAAAG CTATAGAGTTGAATCCGAAATATACAAAAGCATTGCTAAGAAGAGCAAGGGCACATGAAGCGCTGGACTTAAAAAGAGATTGTCTAGAAg ATGTCACAGCTGTTTGCTTGTTAGaaggttttcaaaatcaacccaGTATGATATTAGCAGACCGAATACTGAAAGCAATTGGAAAAGAATTGGGTGCAGAATATTTTAAG ACACGCCCACATGTTCTACCATCACCAGTATTTGTGAAATCTTACTTAGACTCTTTTAATAAAG ATGTATTCTCTGTTGACTTCCCCGAAAATGAGCAGACTTCAGAATgtacatattttaaaattttaacacatatgaaaaataaagaatatgaaaatattgttgactTATGTACACAAGAGATAGACAATG ATGGAAAATATAAAATCTACGCTCTCCTCCTTCGTGGCACAATGTATACCTTAATGTGTTATGTTGGTAAAGCAATGGATgattttgatggtgttattcaAGCTGAAGATACTAAAGGATATGAAAAA TTGAAGATTGATGCTCTCATAAAACGAGGAAGTTTAAAAATGCAAGAAGCCAAAGATGCTGAATGCTACGCAGACTTCGATGAAGCTATCAAAATAGATGCTAACAATGCAAATATTTATCACCATAGAGGGCAG CTTTACTTCTTGACAGAAAGACTGAGCGAAGGTCAAAAAGAATTCGAGAAAGCTATGTCGCTTGATCCAAACTTTGTAGCACCACGTATTCAATTGGGGTATTGTTTATGTAAAATTGCCATGCAAATGATGTCACCGTCAATGTTGAAGGAAGCAAATGCAGTGTTAGAAGAGACGATCAAACATTTTCCGAATTGCGCAGAAGCCTGGAGTTTATACGGACAG CTTCTCCAAGATCAACAAGATTTGAATTCTGCTTCAGAGAAATTAGAAAAAGCCATCTCATTGGCTCCATACAATCCAACCACTTATGTCTATAAGGC ACTCCTTACGCTGCAATGGAAACAAGATATAGAGGAGGCCACTAAACTTATCAGAAAAGCGATCGAGTTGGACGATAAATGCGACTTTGCTTACGAAACACTTGCAACATTAGAAGTACAGAA AGGTAACAATGAAGAAGCTGTCAGACTTTTCGAACGAGCGATTGATCTTGTTCGCACAGAAGCTGAGATGGCTAGTACATTCTCTTTATTGGAGGCAGCTAAAGCGCAGAGTAAAGTGACTAAATTATACGGAATAACTCTACCCAGCATGCCCGGTATGATGTGA
- the LOC130636690 gene encoding uncharacterized protein LOC130636690 isoform X2 produces the protein MQKPPYASVIRLHRPPQYHPPSLPHLPHYSSQPSWISQQQSFSPPIVNSSGGVHNEHQSPSWSPGMAAMTAYERNNNEPSMVSSNRFAQMQDPGRYATPQESTRYSSIPDSNRYSQSHDSSRHTSMHDTMPSDPREWSASDVQKWIQWASFSYKLKSIPSERFQMNGKALCLMDLSMFMFRVPDGGERLYDDFQTRLKKALCLDQPPKIT, from the exons ATGCAAAAACCACCTTATGCATCCGTTATAAGACTACA tCGACCTCCACAGTATCATCCGCCATCTTTACCTCATCTTCCACATTATTCATCTCAACCATCTTGGATTTCACAACAGCAATCCTTTAGCCCACCTATCGTTAACAGCAGTGGAGGAGTGCATAACGAGCATCAGTCTCCATCTTGGTCACCAGGGATGGCTGCAATGACGGCTTACGAACGAAATAATAACGAACCTAGTATGGTATCTTCAAATCGATTCGCGCAAATGCAAGATCCTGGCAGATATGCGACTCCCCAGGAATCAACCAGATATTCTTCCATTCCTGACTCTAACAGATACAGCCAAAGTCACGACTCGAGTAGACACACGTCAATGCATGACACCATGCCATCAG ATCCAAGAGAATGGTCAGCATCTGACGTACAGAAATGGATCCAGTGGGCTAGTTTTTCTTACAAGTTAAAATCCATTCCTTCAGAACGATTTCAAATGAACGGAAAAGCATTATGTCTGATGGATCTCAGTATGTTTATGTTCCGAGTACCAGATGGAGGAGAGCGTTTATATGACGACTTCCAAACGAGACTAAAGAAAGCACTGTGTCTAGATCAACCTCCAAAAATCACCTAA